The following are from one region of the Escherichia sp. E4742 genome:
- the cysA gene encoding sulfate/thiosulfate ABC transporter ATP-binding protein CysA, with the protein MSIEIANIKKSFGRTQVLNDISLDIPSGQMVALLGPSGSGKTTLLRIIAGLEHQTSGHIRFHGTDVSRLHARDRKVGFVFQHYALFRHMTVFDNIAFGLTVLPRRERPNAAAIKAKVTKLLEMVQLAHLADRYPAQLSGGQKQRVALARALAVEPQILLLDEPFGALDAQVRKELRRWLRQLHEELKFTSVFVTHDQEEAMEVANRVVVMSQGNIEQADEPDQVWREPATRFVLEFMGEVNRLQGTIRGGQFHVGAHRWPLGYTPAYQGPVDLFLRPWEVDISRRTSLESPLPVQVLEASPKGHYTQLVVQPLGWYNEPLTVVMHGDDAPQRGDRLYVGLQHARLYNGDDRIETRDEELALAQSA; encoded by the coding sequence ATGAGCATTGAGATTGCCAATATTAAGAAGTCGTTTGGTCGCACCCAGGTGCTGAACGATATCTCACTGGATATTCCTTCTGGTCAGATGGTCGCATTGCTGGGGCCGTCCGGTTCCGGGAAAACCACGCTGCTGCGCATTATTGCCGGGCTGGAGCATCAAACCAGTGGACATATTCGCTTCCACGGCACTGACGTCAGCCGCCTGCACGCGCGCGATCGTAAAGTCGGTTTCGTGTTTCAGCATTATGCGCTGTTCCGCCATATGACGGTGTTCGACAATATCGCCTTTGGCCTGACGGTGCTGCCGCGTCGCGAGCGGCCAAATGCCGCGGCGATCAAAGCGAAAGTGACAAAATTGCTGGAGATGGTCCAGCTTGCCCATCTGGCGGATCGTTATCCGGCCCAGCTTTCCGGCGGGCAGAAACAGCGCGTGGCGCTGGCGCGTGCGCTTGCCGTGGAACCGCAAATTCTGCTGCTCGATGAACCGTTTGGCGCGCTGGATGCGCAGGTGCGTAAAGAGCTGCGTCGCTGGCTGCGTCAGCTGCACGAAGAGCTGAAATTCACCAGTGTATTCGTTACCCACGACCAGGAAGAGGCGATGGAAGTCGCCAACCGCGTGGTGGTGATGAGCCAGGGCAATATCGAACAGGCCGATGAACCGGATCAGGTATGGCGCGAACCGGCGACCCGTTTTGTGCTCGAATTTATGGGCGAAGTAAACCGCCTGCAGGGAACCATTCGCGGCGGGCAGTTCCACGTTGGCGCACATCGCTGGCCGCTGGGGTATACGCCTGCGTATCAGGGGCCGGTGGATCTCTTCTTGCGCCCGTGGGAAGTGGATATCAGCCGCCGCACCAGCCTTGAATCGCCACTGCCGGTCCAGGTGCTGGAAGCCAGCCCGAAAGGGCACTACACCCAATTAGTCGTGCAGCCGCTGGGGTGGTACAACGAACCGCTGACGGTCGTGATGCATGGCGACGACGCTCCGCAGCGTGGCGATCGTTTGTACGTTGGTCTGCAACATGCGCGGCTGTATAACGGCGACGATCGTATTGAAACCCGCGATGAGGAACTTGCTCTCGCACAAAGCGCCTGA
- the cysW gene encoding sulfate/thiosulfate ABC transporter permease CysW yields MAEVTQLKRYDARPINWGKWFLIGTGMLVSAFILLVPMIYIFVQAFSKGLMPVLQNLADPDMLHAIWLTVMIALIAVPVNLVFGILLAWLVTRFDFPGRQLLLTLLDIPFAVSPVVAGLVYLLFYGSNGPLGGWLDEHNLQIMFSWPGMVLVTIFVTCPFVVRELVPVMLSQGSQEDEAAILLGASGWQMFRRVTLPNIRWALLYGVVLTNARAIGEFGAVSVVSGSIRGETLSLPLQIELLEQDYNTVGSFTAAALLTLMAIITLFLKSMLQWRLENQEKRAQQEEHHEH; encoded by the coding sequence ATGGCGGAAGTTACCCAATTGAAGCGTTATGACGCGCGCCCGATTAACTGGGGCAAATGGTTTCTGATTGGCACCGGGATGCTGGTTTCGGCGTTCATCCTGCTGGTGCCGATGATTTACATCTTCGTGCAGGCATTCAGCAAAGGGCTGATGCCGGTTTTACAGAATCTGGCTGACCCGGACATGCTGCACGCCATCTGGCTGACGGTGATGATCGCGCTGATTGCCGTGCCGGTAAACCTGGTGTTCGGCATTCTGCTGGCCTGGCTGGTGACGCGTTTTGATTTCCCGGGGCGTCAGTTGTTGCTGACGCTGCTGGACATCCCGTTTGCGGTGTCGCCGGTGGTCGCAGGCCTGGTGTATCTGCTGTTCTACGGCTCCAACGGCCCGCTGGGCGGTTGGCTCGACGAGCATAACCTGCAAATTATGTTCTCGTGGCCGGGAATGGTGCTGGTCACCATCTTCGTGACGTGTCCGTTTGTGGTGCGCGAGCTGGTGCCGGTGATGTTAAGCCAGGGCAGCCAGGAAGACGAAGCGGCGATTTTGCTTGGCGCGTCCGGCTGGCAGATGTTCCGCCGCGTCACATTGCCGAATATTCGCTGGGCGCTGCTTTATGGCGTGGTGCTGACCAACGCCCGCGCGATTGGCGAGTTTGGCGCGGTGTCGGTGGTTTCCGGCTCGATTCGCGGCGAAACACTTTCGCTGCCGTTACAGATTGAATTGCTGGAGCAGGACTACAACACCGTCGGCTCCTTTACCGCTGCTGCGCTGTTGACGCTGATGGCGATTATCACCCTGTTTTTAAAGAGTATGTTGCAGTGGCGCCTGGAGAATCAGGAAAAACGCGCGCAGCAGGAGGAACATCATGAGCATTGA